The Setaria italica strain Yugu1 chromosome IX, Setaria_italica_v2.0, whole genome shotgun sequence genome has a window encoding:
- the LOC101785790 gene encoding 60S ribosomal protein L23 gives MSKRGRGGTAGNKFRMSLGLPVAATVNCADNTGAKNLYIISVKGIKGRLNRLPSACVGDMVMATVKKGKPDLRKKVMPAVIVRQRKPWRRKDGVYMYFEDNAGVIVNPKGEMKGSAITGPIGKECADLWPRIASAANAIV, from the exons ATGTCGAAGCGAG GGAGGGGAGGCACGGCGGGGAACAAGTTCCGCATGTCGCTGGGTCTGCCAGTGGCGGCGACGGTGAACTGCGCCGACAACACGGGCGCCAAGAACCTCTACATCATCTCCGTCAAGGGCATCAAGGGGCGCCTCAACCGCCTCCCGTCCGCCTGCGTCGGCGACATGGTCATGGCCACCGTCAAGAAGGGGAAGCCCGACCTCAGAAAGAAGGTCATGCCCGCCGTCATCGTCCGCCAGCGCAAGCCGTGGCGCCGCAAGGACGGTGTCTACATGTACTTCGAAG ATAATGCTGGAGTTATTGTGAATCCTAAGGGTGAGATGAAAG GCTCTGCAATCACTGGACCCATTGGTAAGGAGTGTGCTGATCTTTGGCCTAGGATTGCTAGTGCAGCAAATGCCATTGTTTGA
- the LOC101785381 gene encoding uncharacterized protein LOC101785381: MLVFTAAGTCLPSPAPPTPAAGTVPRLVLLPPLTSRRHRRPCRARLLRPVRAAPTTPPPAPSSRPARDRVIEFGKYKGQMLGTLPPSYLRWVVAELDYGDTAAWASLARDVLDDPIYFDRVEWEHAHRFLRGDADYDYTYDDGDGPLQEMAERFGWDLSDEEGWGRLDLRLIGTSYGGRIPRKGARKQSTSRSNSNSSTGSAKNGSLFDVGADPDGARGKRDERRERMRMRREDQVRTAKMGMLGVNAGVQDTGVPGSSPRKAQIRTAKKEILGLGRGSRAGEVLDEKRAAGKGGQGANPFPGRQAFLDKVRKLKGEDS, encoded by the coding sequence aTGCTCGTCTTCACCGCTGCAGGAACCTGCCTTccctccccggcgccgccgacacCCGCAGCCGGAACGGTGCCTCGCCTagtcctcctccctcccctcacctcccgccgccaccgccgcccgtgccgcgcCAGGCTCCTCCGGCCGGTCAGAGCGGCCccgaccacgccgccgcccgcgccgtccTCGCGCCCGGCGAGGGACCGCGTGATCGAGTTCGGCAAGTACAAGGGCCAGATGCTGGGCACGCTGCCGCCGTCGTACCTGCGCTGGGTCGTGGCGGAGCTCGACTACGGGGACACCGCGGCCTGGGCGAGCCTCGCGCGCGACGTGCTCGACGACCCCATCTACTTCGACCGCGTCGAGTGGGAGCACGCCCACCGCTTCCTCCGCGGCGACGCCGACTACGACTACACctacgacgacggcgacgggccGCTCCAGGAGATGGCCGAGCGCTTCGGGTGGGACCTCTCCGACGAGGAGGGATGGGGCCGCCTCGACCTCCGCCTCATCGGCACCTCCTACGGCGGCCGCATCCCGAGAAAGGGCGCCCGGAAGCAAAGCACCAGCagaagcaacagcaacagctcCACCGGCAGCGCCAAGAACGGCTCCCTGTTCGACGTCGGCGCTGACCCGGACGGCGCCAGGGGGAAGCGGGACGAGAGGAGGGAGCGGATGCGGATGAGGAGGGAGGACCAGGTGAGGACGGCCAAGATGGGGATGCTCGGGGTGAATGCCGGCGTGCAGGACACCGGCGTTCCGGGGTCGTCGCCGAGGAAGGCTCAGATTCGGACGGCCAAGAAGGAAATTTTGGGGCTGGGTCGGGGCAGCCGCGCCGGTGAGGTGCTCGACGAGAAGAGGGCGGCAGGGAAAGGCGGCCAGGGCGCCAACCCCTTCCCCGGCCGGCAAGCTTTCTTGGACAAAGTCAGGAAGCTCAAAGGTGAAGATAGCTAG
- the LOC105915200 gene encoding uncharacterized protein LOC105915200: MNCTSCHSVAASAAMLGVSKEAETMCKWMRENDMLLDVLPEDLEDSRIIRIQTLYVMIDILEKSSSSAASGNKIDKEESASEMVLSVMGMALLLMKQQPSRCSTSDLLDSQYQQKIKDLKCSGDFLEKVWGWERLVPLNSSVAWSDYSNYLLEYYNRNALKFVAEVAANQNPDWLLDLADRVFATAVAKSCLEMEEELVSEWKNHVTHRLDEILPANTSIQSSLIKERALSITSDNFFVPSTIAFVCITKEADLTHELLKHGAKPTDDMIQQSSVIRMGALGLVNLKGCQSIASSAAMVGMAKEAKMMCDWMKRESKLLTFSMSEPPELEGACFIRNRTLGVMINILQESTFPSSKASQDPFMIMRLLSGPGDDLRWDLRRGAEEVCHLRTLEG, encoded by the exons ATGAACTGCACTTCGTGCCATTCTGTTGCTGCCTCTGCTGCCATGTTG GGTGTTTCAAAGGAGGCTGAAACAATGTGCAAGTGGATGAGGGAAAATGACATGCTTCTTGATGTCTTACCTGAGGACCTTGAGGACAGCCGCATAATACGGATTCAAACCTTATATGTCATGATTGACATACTGGaaaagtcttcttcttctgctgcttctGGAAACAAGATTGATAAGGAAGAATCTGCTAGTGAAATGGTCCTTTCGGTGATGGGAATGGCATTGCTGCTGATGAAGCAGCAACCATCACG GTGCAGCACTTCAGATTTATTGGATTCTCAATATCAGCAAAAGATCAAAGATCTAAAAT GTTCAGGAGATTTTCTGGAAAAAGTATGGGGGTGGGAAAGGCTAGTGCCACTCAACAGTTCTGTTGCATGGTCTGACTATAGCAACTACCTTTTGGAGTATTACAACCGCAATGCTTTAAAGTTCGTTGCAGAAGTGGCTGCCAATCAGAATCCTGATTGGCTATTGGATCTTGCTGACCGAGTTTTTGCTACTGCTGTTGCCAAATCT TGTCTCGAGATGGAGGAGGAACTTGTGTCCGAGTGGAAGAATCATGTGACACATCGTCTGGATGAGATCTTACCAGCCAACACTTCGATTCAGAGTAGCCTTATCAAGGAGCGTGCACTCTCAATCACAAGTGACAATTTTTTTGTTCCTTCAACCATTGCTTTTGTG TGTATCACCAAGGAGGCTGACCTGACGCATGAGCTGCTGAAGCATGGTGCTAAGCCTACTGATGACATGATCCAGCAGAGCAGTGTGATCCGCATGGGCGCCTTAGGCCTTGTAAACCTAAAAGGATGCCAGTCTATTGCTTCTTCTGCTGCAATGGTG GGTATGGCAAAGGAGGCCAAAATGATGTGTGATTGGATGAAGAGAGAGAGCAAGCTTCTCACCTTCAGCATGTCTGAGCCTCCCGAGCTTGAGGGGGCATGCTTCATCCGAAACAGAACCTTGGGTGTTATGATCAACATACTGCAAGAGTCTACCTTTCCTTCTTCCAAG